The genomic region ctatttttgaacttcaattatttaattataattaaataataattcaaaaacctTAAATTAATTATCAAGTCATTTCAATACTCAGTGAGAAAATGCATTCATATGCAAATGTGAACCATTTCTCTAAATTCatcatttctattaaatcttGTTCATTTGAtttacatgcaattcatttctagtttcaacgatTTAGCGGAGGAATCAATTGGACATAAGTAATTAGggttcaaataatttataattaagttccagttttttgcctattaattataaacttatttagtcacaaAATCATACTACAGGATCATGACTAAGCTCTACCTAATTACACaccattacgaaagctacttAGTCTATTCTCATCCAATGACCTTATTATCAGTGTGTTACCATTATAGGATATCCTTAACCTCTTTGGGATAAATCCGTTCAcccaatatgatcatattttatctcatggtaaccattatatcttctttcatgaaaatttaattactgtcaaatagtaattaattcatttatcacaaagacaaacgacTCATGGTCACGTTTGCTTTTCATATGTCATGTAATGTCGATGAGAGTATATCATTTACTCATTAGTTGGGCAATGAATTCCATTATTGTGAATTATGCTATATACTGCAAAAGTCTTATACACAATGCACCAGATTTCATTTCCTTATCTATTTAAACTCAtgattttacttacatcaaagtatacgagtcacgcatacatagttcaTCATCCACTCAATATTAAGGTATGCCATAATATGAATGTTACAAGTGAGTAAATTCAGAAAAGAATCTAGAATCTATTCTTCTTAGGTCCAATCCGACTTACTACCGGTCACATCTACGTTTCTATCTTCTGAGAGTCATCTGCTCCGATGCCCAAGTCAAGAAATCTCTTCAATTGGACTTGATatacgacatattagtctttcaatcggtttgctcatttccaattagactaaggacatgtttaggttcgtctactaatataagttgttttTCATATTACGATCTGAtcacgtaataccgcttagtattagtttaaatagTAGACAAACAATGAgtcaatattttcttttattttactttgcATGCAAAAGCCACATGAGCACAATTatataaagtatattaatgtaatccatgaattttattaatcaatttgTTTGAAAAAGTTGCAAGTGTACATAGACGAAAAtattacacttagggcaccagatccaataGAGGAACCCATTAATTACCTAGGAGCAACTCCACATGAATTCAACAATtctacaaaaaaagaaaaaaagaatgcAAAGGCAGATGAAACCTTGCTACAAAAACATATAAGGGAATAAGAAACCAACGATTTTCTCTCTTATGATTGTTCATATCACTCAATCAATGATTTCCCTTCAAAATATTGAATCTGCatctaaaattattaaaacatgTAATTTTCCTACATTCTAAAAATTTCCACATCTCCTTTATAGATATCGAACACTCAAATTCCTTACTTTCAATAGGAATAATAAGCAAATTGGGGGCTATGTTTTGCTAACAatgaaaggaaaataaaaaaaaataatataagaaaATTAAAGTAATTGAAACCTACTAAACTAAATTGCACCAAGAATACAAATGAGAAAGGAATTGTAGAAATCCAAATATTTAGAAAACATATGGTAATAAGGCTAAAAAACTTATCCTTATTTATAAACAAGGTAAAACCCTTCGACTGCTATGAAACTTTCTAGGCAAGTTATTATGCGCACATGTGCCCGCCATTACCCATACATAAAAAAGCTTTTCCAATCAATACACGACATGTGTACCTAAATATTAAAGATAACGACGATTTCATTGGGAATCCAACCAACACATCGTAAAACACTGCACGTTTTCATCAATAAACTCACATGAACGTGCATATGAAAATTATTTCTTTCGCCATAAACTTAATCAATTTAAAAGTTTcaattatttaaaattcaaattacaaatttaaaaaatatatattcagACTTAAAATGAGATCACCTATACAATGTATAACACTTTATCATGAACTTCAAGACGCTTGCATCATGCACACCTATGCTGCGAATTCCTCACCAGGCTCGTAAAGGTCACTTTATAGCCTTCACTCACCTGGGGGGCAATTGTTATGCCCTGTATAACGGATCTTACAACTTACCAATGTTTAGTTCACGAACCTCAACTTGGCGAACTATGCACTTTCACACTTATGGTGGTTAGTTTGTGAACCTCAACCAAGAGAACTATGCATTTTTGTTAACATTAAGGCTGAATAAAGACCATGTGAAAATCATGCCTCATCCTAAGACATTACATCAAAGTCACTACCAAGGGTATCAAATCAAACTTCCACATCAACAATCTTAGGACACAAAGCCAAATTTGTTCTCTACTATAAAAGAGTCGTGCAAATAGCTTACAGACTCACAAAGATAACCTACCAAATCTCTTTCTCTCTCGAGATAATTGAGACTTCCTCCCAACCTCCATTCCTTTCTTCTTtaccaaaccatcatcttcttcctttTGTTCACTCCATTGATTAAcaaaattaaatctcaaattttagcaTAATAAAAGAGACTGAAACTATAATTAGACAAATTTCTTACAAttcctaattaataaaaatgtaaatatatatattttttaaaattaattgcaTTTTTTAAGAAGAAATTAATGGTAGTTTTTAAGAAGTAATAGTATTTTTAAAGGATAATACAATTTTTAGCCCCTAAACTTGGCAACTAGGTCCACTTTGGTGCCTAAACTTGGAACTAAATCTATTTGGGTCCCTAAATTTGGATACCATTAAGATTTGGTGATGTGACTAGTGTTCTTGGAACATGACTTGAATAGTCGGTCGGACTAGTCCAAACAAAAGTGTTAAGCCAATTATATTGAAAACTGCACGAAAccaataaaattgaaaattacGACAAAAGTTAGTTGTTGAATCgatttaataatttttcatgaattttaattaattttttaattatttttggtctAGTAGTTGAATCAATTGAACTGGGAACCAATGGTTAGATCAATTCAATCATTGGTCGagttatttgaatataatatgtGACACTCTAATATTATACTACATCATTACctgaaaatttatataattttttttttaattttgaagtgATAATGTGGCACAATCTCAAAGTGTCACGTTATTGAactttataattttcaaatttaatgaccaaaatacatttaattatcaaattcaaaaattaaaatttaagggtgcaaaattatattatttttaaaaaataagaaagTAGATTGTAATGAGCTAATTTTTAGAGGTATTTTTAAGAGTGGTTTAAGTTAttcaatataatatattatttaaaaatataaaaagataaaatagttgttaagttttttttaaattaatcttttattaattgaattggttttaaattaactcaaaatacattaattaaaattgaaaatgtaAGAAGGCAAACATTCTCATTTAAAGTTAAAATATGCTATAATCTATGTACtttttataaatttagaattttgtcattatatttttatttttaagaatttaattcctTTACTTTTCAAACTTCAAACTTTAAGTCCAgttgttaatattgttaatttttattaaatttgttagtgtaacattttaaaattaaaaaaaatcacatGATAGACATGTAACTAAAAATTGAGGTTAAAATGAACTTGAATTCAACCAAAGAATTTCAACAATATTAACAAttgaacttatatttttaaataaaaaactaaattctaattatatgaaaactacatgaattaaaaacatattttaacccAAATTCAATTTTAAAGATGAAATTAACATAATTTAGCTACTTTAAACACAAACTAGGTTAGTTTGCTTGgaataataacattaaaatatgttGACCAAACTAACCACAAAAAGACTACCTTTAGTTTCTGACGACCAAGATAATCCAGATGGCATTTCAGTCATTCTTATTACAAATTCGCCTCCCACTTCGTTCATCATCCAAtgtaatatataattatttacataaattttttttctctcgatttggagGGCACCTCTCGAAAAGCTAATCACAAAAACCTCTTTTCTTCTTAGCATGTTTTACTAGTAGTTAACATATATACACTAAATTCCATATATTATATATACTAAATTCCAGTGCCATATCTATTGTTTCGGTTGCCACATTGTCTTAAATCAAATACTTCGAAAGCTATTTACTTGCCTGCAGATTTCTCATCAGGTAAACATGAACAAACTATACTTAgcttctctttttatttttcccGTCCTATTTCATCAAAAGTTTCAGTTTTTTTTGCATGCACAAAGCTACTCTCTTTCTTTGATATATACGTATTGCATGTTCTTCTTTTTATCCCTTCGTCTTGTGGTTATGATCAATGTTATGGTTGAATGATTAATGGGTTTTGGTGTTTTTGATAAATTCTAATACAGTGATTATAAATTctttggttttttattttttgaagttattgggtttttttttttttttggattcaaTTGGGTATCTATTTGGAGGGCTGATGGGTCCTGCGAGAGGGTTAAAGAAAAGAAGGAAGATAGAGAAGAAGCCTGAACAAAATGCTTTTGCTTCTTCAGAGAAGGAAAGGTCTATTGATTGGTGGGATGAGCTTTCCAGGAAGATGAATGGTATGCTTTTTACTGTATCAAACTCTTTCTGAATTTCTTGACTTTTTTTTCCTCCTGTTTTTaactttttatcatttttttttgaaCTGTTGCTCTAGTTGATCATTCATGGCATAGAAGATGTTTGAACTTTTTTGTTAGCAGTTGATTGATATTCAGTTCGGGGGATGAATTTAATTTTGCAAGTTTTTTAATGGCTTTGCCATTTATATGATATTCAAGTTATTTAATTGCATATTCGGTTCGTTGGGTTGAGTTCTATTTTGGAATTTTTAACTGGCTTTCCGATTTACATTGTATTCGAGTTCTATTGTTGATACAAAGAAAATGCATCTGGGAACATAAAAGCAGGATCCCTAATCTGACTTTCAAATGGTTCTTTTCAcctaacacttttttttttccttatataatatatgttattaaatGGGAAAGAGGATAAGGTTTTATGTTTTGACAATGCTGTTGCTCTGCTTGCCAGTTTGAATATGATAACTATTTGAATCTCAGAATACTTAAGTTGCTTCAACTAGCTAATGCAATTGAAAAACGGATTCTTAACTCACATTTGAGGTCGAGGTGCAAGGCTTAAGTTTACAATTAAAGGGGGACTTTGGTAGTGAGAAATGGAGTTGGAAATAAAAGGGGCTGCCTGTTGGCTTGCTCTAGATAAGTTTTTGGAAGTAATTGTAGATAACTCGAGTATTAGTTTGTAAGTTGATTTTCCTTAGTTTGTATGTGCTAACTCTGTTGTGCAGTAGGTCTCTTGGACTATTGTTTTTGTTCTGCCAGAAACATGCCATTAACAGTTCGAGTAGTGTTTCCTTTTCATGAAAACATTGTCCTTCACATATCCTTCACATATATGTAGTTCCTATTTCTTCAATCATCATATTTTGATTGGAAATGCTGAGAAGGCCGCAAATCTCGTATCTCATGAACATGAAAAGTTAACTGATAAAGTAAAATCAAATTAGTGATTCTTCAGGTTATATGCAGGAACTATATTCCCTTCATGTGTCTTGATTCAAATTCTCGGTTGTGGAGTTCAAACCAACAATGCCTTGTTTTGACAGCTCAAAACTAAGGCTTAATATGATCTGACAAAAATGTCActtgttaatgaaagaattttagtgctaaaaccataaaaaatctGCAGAAGGCACTAAGAGCAAGTACTGCTGTTGTGAGCATATGATTTGGACATACATACTCCtctacaaacatatatatatatgatgttgaaTTAGTTCATGTAAAATGTTGTCTCATAGCTAGAGGATGGATAATTAGTTGCTAATCCAAGGAATGGACTACTGCTTCCTGCTATCGttattcttcttcttccttaTATCTGTTTTGCTTTCTTTGGTTGTCTCTTCACTGCTGCCTTCTACTCGTATTTTGTCAAAACTTAATGCACCGTCCAGTTCATGTTAGCATTGGTTAATTATGTTTCAAGCAGGATGTTTCATAGGTTGAAACTTGTTTCTCTGATGTTCAAGCTGTGTGTATAATGATATCTTCTCGTAACATTTAGTTTTAGCTACAGTTAACAATTGCCATTATAAATTGACTAGTGTTGTCAACAATCTATAGTGTTTGTTGGTTATGAAAGATTAAGAACCAAAAACATATGTCGGGTCAGGAGAAAGTAACCTTTGCTTGGCAAAGTAATCGTAAATTAGGTTATTATGTACTCCCTAACCTACCTGAAGAGTTTGTTATGGAATTCGAACATAGTATAGGAACTAAATCATGTTCAATGCCCTTTTTCCATGATCATTGTTTTCTTGTATCCATCAGAACAAAATGACGAGGACCACTTCATATTCAGTAACTTATCTTCCTTTTTCTCTCTCAACAAAATGTTAATCatctttgtgatgataagtaatAGGAGACCAGATTCGACAGAAGATGTCATGTTTCAGCTTTATGCGCAATGTTTTCATATTCAACAGATCATCTACACCAACTtttatgtttcgtatatgcagaTGCTGCTTTCGTCTTTTTGACTTTCTCTCTCTGTAGGTCCTCAATCGCCATCTAAGGGTCCGGATAAGTTCAAATCTGTTTTCAAAATTTCCAGAAGAACCTTCAACTATATATGTTCACTTGTGAAGGAAGATATGATGGCTAAGTCAGGAAGTTTTACATTTTCAAATGGTAAACCTGTGTCTTTCGAAGATCAAGTGGCTGTAGCTTTAAGGAGGCTAAGCTCTGGTGAATCGCTGGTGATAGTTGGTGACCTGTTTGGGCTGCACCACTCAACCGTCTCACAACTGACATGGCGGTTTGTGGAGGCCATGGAAGAAAGGGGTCTTCACCACCTGCGATGGCCTTCGACTGAAGAAGAAATGATGGAAATAAAATCCAAATTCGAAAAGATTCAAGGTCTTCCCAATTGCTGTGGTGTGATTGACACTACTCACGTTATGATGTGTTTGCCTTCATCGGACCCTGCAAGTAAAGTATGGCTTGATCACGAGAAGAATCACAGCATGGTCTTGCAGGCAATCGTGGACGCTGAAATGAGATTCAGGGACATAGTCACGGGCTGGCCAGGTAAAATCGATGAGTGGTTGGTTTTTCAGAGTTCGAATTTCTATGAACTGTGTGATAAAGGGGAGAGATTGAATGGGAAAAATTTTATGCTCCCTGAAGGATCCGAAATAAGGGAATACATAATCGGAGATGTAGGCTATCCTCTACTACCCTATCTCATAATACCATACGAGGGGAAAGAACTACCCGAGTTAAGAGCTGAGTTCAATAAAAGGCATTCGGCAACCTGGCTAGTAGCACACAGGGCATTGGCTAGGTTGAAGGAAATGTGGAAGATCATCCAAGGGGTAATGTGGAGACCTGACAAACATAAGTTGCCAAGGATCATCCTGGTTTGCTGCTTGCTTCATAACATCGTTATCGACTTGGAAGACGATGTGCAGGACGAAATGCCATTGTCTCATGACCATGATTCTGGTTACCGCCAACGGGTTTGTGGGTCTGTTGACATCAAAGGTGTACACATGAGAGATAAACTTTCTCTCTACTTGTCAGGGAAATCACCACAATAATTGTTACCCCCATTTCTGATTCCTGATACAAAGATGTTTAAATATGGTCTTTCACAAACATAGACAAACATTTCATTGAAGATGGCTTACTTTATGTTTAATTTAACATTGTAAAAGCTAACAGTATCattgcatttttttttttaatacaagGCTCCTCAAATCATAAGTGATGATTGTGATAGTATGGGAGGAAATTAGATAGTTTCCATAGTTCATAAAATCCAAAAACAATGGATTTTGAGTATACAGCCACCTTGTTCATTGTGAGGGTACATATACCCCACCTACAAAAACTGAAATTAATAAATCGTTGTGTAATTTAATCCCATTTGAGCAAGTAAACCTGAAGgaacaatttcaccattttctttttaatattatctaaattttgaaatctaaaaaagtGGAGAACTAAATTCCTGGAAATAATAGACTTATCCATGGGTTGGGTCACTTGGCCCGCCCAAAAATTAAAAGGGTTTAGGCAAAATATAAATCCAAAAAATAAACTTAGATAAAAAGAAATAAGACCCATTTAGAAAATAGTTAGACCTTGGATAAGGTTTTTCGGCTCAAGCCCTGCccaaatttgcaaaaaaaaaaaaaattgttgttttgCTGTTGTTTTTTCATTGTTTTGTTGTCATTTCGGTTTTCactataatattattattgtttggatattttataactcttattttattgtagAGGCATTTGTttgttaaattatatttattttagtgttatttaagtataaaaatttttaaaattattttcaatttgttaagaaacatttattttaatgtttttaatatttttgatatattatatttttaattttttatataaaagtaaaataaaataatttaatactgTGAGACAGGACAGGGCCCAGACTTCAGGATCTAGCCCAGCCCATGGATAACTCTAAAATACAGTGACCAAgttattaattttcaaaaagtACAGGGACTATAGACACATTTCAACAGCcaagaaattaagaaaaaaagacGCTACTAACTTAGCAACACTAAAGTATGGGCCTCATCTGGCCCAATCTTTGGGGAAAAAAAACAGAATTCAAAAAGCTCCGACCTACCGGATTCGAACCAGTGACCTAAGGATTATCAGTTAGATTTAACCACTACAGTCCTCCGCTCTACCAACTGAGCTAAGGTCGGCCTTGAGAGAGCTTTTCAACACTAATTTACATCAACAATAAATTTGCTACAGCGACCACTTTAACACAGCTCACTGCTCAGATTCACCACGTAAGGGATTACAGCATATCATTCTTTCAACTCGGGTTTCTCTGTAGATCCAAAGAATTCCCAGATCTAAATAACCATTCAATCAATTGTGACTCTACTTTTTTTAGATTATGATTCAGtcaaacacaattttttttttttataaaaagcgTAGGCAGAGATTGCCCAAAATTAATGTGAATTGAAGAAAGGAAGATTTGAGTATAAATCTTCTACTACTCCAAAGATGATTCAGTTGACAAAACCCCAATCAATTTACAGACGCATCTTGTCGAAGATCAGATGAAACCACCAATACAAAACCATGCTATCTCTGACCTATCAACTATCAACATGCAGGCAGCAGCACAGCAGATAAACTCCCCCAAAATTACAACCAGGTCGTTTGTACTTGAGGCTGTACCTGTGTTAACTAATTCTCAACCACTTTGACTTCTTCACTACGGTATTGCCATTAATCCAACACCGTTTGGACaattcaaatataacatatatgtgaattaaaatttaatttattgcataaataatttaaatttaataaaaaatgtttaaaatatatattccACATTATAATCTTATGAAATAATCTAATTAATATGATTAACACtcaattaaaacaatttaaaatttagtgattaaattagACTTTAAATCATTCTATCTAGCTACCCTATTTTCTTTTTAGTTTGCCATGAAATTTGccataatctttattatttactttcaATAGTCAAAAATTGCAGGAAGAACATTACATTATAATATGCAACAACAAAAAAATGGGGGATCCCCTCTTTGGCTGGCTGGTTGAGAATtctaatattttattcaactatAAGCTACTCATGTTTCCTCAAATCTTTGACTTTTCtatccctttttttcttttcacatattaataattaagcttttgtatttttattatattcaaaCTTAAACAACCTCACAACATTATTCAtattatcaaaaaataattacaacattaccatatttttcttaCCATAATTAATTATGATGATTAAAAGAGATGGAATAATATTTGGTATATTAATAGTGGAATTTTTAGATTCTATGAGTAGAGTCAGTGGTTGACAAATATCTTACaaagatataataaaatattttttttaaaaagggcaCATgacaattttattaaaattatttgtaaaataaaaatatatactatcaatatattaaatactaaaataataatatagtCATATTTCGAacaaaaattatagaaacaaaatttttataattaattatgtgCTCATATTCACATTACATAATTGATGCAGTTTGAAACTAAGAAAATTCTAGCGAATTGTTTAATTCACATTTAAAGGGAATCTCCTATTCttgtttaaaaaagaaaaaaaaccgaACCCATATTATGACTTATTGGATGAATGTTTATATTTCTCAATAATAATTTTGATTCAAATTACTATTGTACCATGTTAAGTAATATCCAGTTGTAGTTATAGTATCAGTTAAGTAGTGGTTAGTGATTGTTATATAGTTAAAGATCAGTTAATTAGTCGATTAGCTTTTTGTATAAATATTCATGTATAATTG from Gossypium arboreum isolate Shixiya-1 chromosome 1, ASM2569848v2, whole genome shotgun sequence harbors:
- the LOC108462938 gene encoding protein ALP1-like, which encodes MGPARGLKKRRKIEKKPEQNAFASSEKERSIDWWDELSRKMNGPQSPSKGPDKFKSVFKISRRTFNYICSLVKEDMMAKSGSFTFSNGKPVSFEDQVAVALRRLSSGESLVIVGDLFGLHHSTVSQLTWRFVEAMEERGLHHLRWPSTEEEMMEIKSKFEKIQGLPNCCGVIDTTHVMMCLPSSDPASKVWLDHEKNHSMVLQAIVDAEMRFRDIVTGWPGKIDEWLVFQSSNFYELCDKGERLNGKNFMLPEGSEIREYIIGDVGYPLLPYLIIPYEGKELPELRAEFNKRHSATWLVAHRALARLKEMWKIIQGVMWRPDKHKLPRIILVCCLLHNIVIDLEDDVQDEMPLSHDHDSGYRQRVCGSVDIKGVHMRDKLSLYLSGKSPQ